The genomic interval ACCCTGCTGATTACCAAAAATCCTGAAGTTCCGGATTTATACAACAAATACAATGTGAACATCAATTCTGTCGATACCAAAGTGGCAGATATGATGGAAGATCTTACCGTCGAGGTGAAAAATAAACTGATTACGATTGTCGATGTCTCTTTAAACCACCCTATACCGAAAAAAGGAGAGGATATACTGAATAAGCTGATTGAAAGCTATGTTCAGGAAAACGTGAAAGATAAGAATGAAATTGCTGACAGTACCGTTAAATTTATTCAGAACCGTTTGAATTTCATCGGGAGGGAACTAGGTGACCTGGAAGGTAATATTCAGGGTTTTAAACAAAAGAATAACCTGGCCGATATGACCGAGCAGTCTAAGCTATTGGTGCAGACTACGGGGCAGTATGTGAGTGATCTGAGTAAAACTGAAACCCAGATCAGTATTCTTAAAAGTTTGCAGGAATACCTGAAAGACGGGACAAAGAACAAACGCGTTTTACCGAGTTCTTTAGTACCGGCAGATTTAGTGTTTAGTGGTGCTGTAGAAAAATTCAATACCCTGACACTGGAAAGGGCAAAAAGATTAATTGGTGTCACTGAAGCCAATCCGGCGATTATATTACTGGATAAGGAAATCGCAAACGCAAGAGCTGATATTGAAGCTAATCTGGTGACCACACTGGATGCCTTTACCATTACCAGGGACAGATTAAGCAATCAAATGAAAAAGGCGGAGACTCAGGTTCGCGGCGTACCTGAAATCGAGCGTAATTATTTGAACCTTGCGCGTCAGCAGCAAATCAAGCAAGAGCTTTATCTCTTTTTGATGCAGAAAAGTGAAGAGACTGCAATTTCTAAAACATCAAATATCTCAAATTCCAGAACGATTGACCCGCCTAAATCCGAGGTGAAACCATTCAGTCCTAAAAAAGCGATGATTTATATCGTTGGGCTGTTCCTGGGCTTGTTTATTCCTGTTTCAGTTATTTATCTGAAAGATATCTTAAATGATAAGATCCAGACTAAAGAAGATATCAGCAGAGTAACCGCTGTTCCTGTAATCGGAGAAATCAGTCATAACGAAGAAGGAACTAACCTGGTTGTGGCCAATAGTTCAAGATCTGCAGTCTCTGAGCAATTCAGAGCTTTAAGAACTAACCTTTATTTCTACATGAAAGCCGCAGAGGCGAAGGTTATTCTGATTACCTCGAGTATGGCGGGTGAAGGAAAATCTTTTGTTGCGATTAACCTGGGAAATGTACTGGCGCTTTCCAATAAAAAAGTTCTTTTAATGGAACTTGATTTACGTAAGCCCGGACTGTCTGCCAAGCTCGATATTCCAAATGATTCAGGGTTTACCAATTATATTATTGATCCCAATTTAACTGCAAAGGATATTATAAAACCTTTAAGTATCCATAAAAACTTATCGATTATCAGTTCGGGGCCTGTACCGCCAAACCCGGCAGAAATGTTATTGGATGACCGGACCAGAGAATTAATTGAAGAACTCAAATTACAGTTTGATTATATCATTATAGATGCTCCGCCAATCGGGATCGTTGCGGATGCGCAGCTGATGTCTGCCCATGCAGACGCTTGTGTATACCTGGTCAGACAAAACTTCACTGCCAAACAGCAATTGAATATTGTGGAAGATCTGAGCAGGAATGAAATGATGAAAAATATTGGAATCGTTGTCAATGACATTGATGGTCATGGTTACGGTTATGGCTACGGATACGGCTATGGTTACGGTTATGGCTCATACGATGCCCCAGACAATAAAAATAAAAAGTGGTTTAAAAAGTTGTTCAAATCTTAATTAATTATGTTTAAAATACTTGATTGTACCTTAAGGGACGGTGGTTACTACACGAACTGGGACTTCGATAAAAGTTTAGTTCATACTTATTTGTCCTCTCTAAACAACCTGCCAGTTGATTACATTGAGGTGGGTTACAGAAGCATTCCCATTAAAGAATATTATGGCAAATATTTTTATTCTCCTGTTTATGAATTGCAGGAGTTAAAAAGTCTGACCACTAAAAAGCTCGTGATCATTTTTAATGAAAAAGATATCAGAGTTGAACACGTAGCTGACCTGTTGCAGCCTATCATCGGTATCGTGGATATGGTGCGTATCGCACTCGATCCGCAGCAATTAGGACGTGCGCTGAAACTGGCTGCCGAAATCAAAAGATACGGTTTTGAAGTTGGCTTCAACGTGATGTACATGTCTAAATGGAAACAATACGGCAATTTTGTAGAAGAGCTGAGTGGTCTTGACGGCCTGGCTGATTATTTCTACATGGTAGATAGTTACGGCGGTGTATTTCCTGACGATGTGAAACAAACCATGGACCTGATCCGGTCAAAAACTGATTGTAAAATTGGTTTCCATGGCCACAATAACCTGGAAATGGCCTTGATCAATTCACTGACAGCCGTTGATTATGGAGCTGATATTGTGGATTCAACCATTTTAGGAATGGGACGCGGCGCAGGGAATTTAAAAACTGAACTGTTACTCTCAGTTTTAAATACCAAATATAACATGGACATCGATTTTAATGCGATTGGAAATGTGGTTGACGGCTTTGATAAACTCTTAAAAAAATACGAATGGGGAACTAACGTACCTTATATGATTTCAGGATCAAATTCATTGCCTCAAAAAGATGTAATGGACTGGTATACAACCCGTGTGTATTCCCTGAATAGTATGGTCAGAGCGCTTCAGAATCAAAAAAACAATATAAAAGATAATGAGCAGCTGCCAGTTTTTACACCTGCAAAATCTTATGATAAAGTACTTATTCTGGGAGGCGGACCAAATTCAGTGGAGCATTCCAAAGCCATTATTGAATTTATCAATCACACTGAAAATATAGCTGTTGTACATTCAAGTTCAAAAAATGCTTTGTACTACAAAGATGTTCAGGCAGACCAGTTCTATTGCCTGGTAGGGAATGAAGGCCATCGTTTGGAAAAAGTGTTCAGTGACCTTGGAGATTTTAAAGGTATTTGTGTTTTTCCTCCGTTCCCACGAAAAATGGGTACTTATATTCCTGCGCAGATCCATGATCAATGCTTCGAATTTGAACAAATATCTTTTACTGATAAGTTTAAAGAGTCGCACAGTATCCTGGCCTTGCAAACGGCATTGGAATTAAAAGCAGAAGAGATTTATATTGCTGGCTTTGACGGTTATCAGGAAGCTTCAATTTCTCAGCTGGAAAGAAGCCTGGTAGACGAAAATGAATTTTTGTTCCAGATCTTCCAGGAAACTTATGCTAAAGATATTATCTCTTTAACTCCTACAAGGTATAAAACCTTACAGTCCGGTTCAGTCTATAGTCTGGTATGCTAATGAATTTTATTGTAGTTATTCCCGCACGGTATCAATCGACCAGGTTTCCAGGAAAACCGTTAATCGATATAAAAGGTAAAAGCATGTTATTGCGCACCTATGAACAATGTATTCAGGCCGTAGATAAGAGTTTAGTCTATGTGGCTACTGAAGATCAGCGCATTGTAGAACACTGCGAGTCCTTTGGTATTCAGGTCTTATTAACCTCAGACAACTGCTTAACCGGTACAGACCGGATTGCTGAAGTTGCAGCGCTGGTGAAAGCAGACTATTACATCAATGTTCAGGGTGATGAACCTTTGTTCAACCCTGATGATATTACTCAAATGATTTCCCGCCTGGATACTTATCCGGGGGAGATCCTCAATGGGTATTGTCCGATTACAGATGAAAGACAGTACAGAAGCAAATCTGTACCCAAAGTTGTTTTCAGACCAGATGGCAGGCTTTTATATATGTCAAGAAGCCCTGTTCCGGGAAATAAAAGCCTGGATTTTGTGAAAGCATGGAGACAAGTATGCGTGTATGCATTTCCTTACACGGCTTTAAAAGCTTTTGCTGAAACTAAAAATAAGACTGTTCTGGAGGCAGAAGAGGATATTGAGATTCTGAGGTTTCTGGAGCTGAATTATGAAGTGAGAATGATTGAGTTGTCCAGTGAATCTATTGCGATAGATAATCCGGAAGACCTGACAGAAGTATTGGCTAAATTAAAAGAAGATGCTATCAAAGTATAAAGTAATATTATGGGATTTCGATGGAGTCATTATGGACTCCATGCCCATAAGATCAAAAGGATTTGAGCTGGTATTAGCGCAATACCCAAAAGAACAAGTGGACGAGCTGATGGCTTATCATGAACTGAATGGTGGTCTTTCCAGGTATGTGAAATTCAGATATTTTTTTGAACAGATCAGGAAAGAAACGATTACTGAGGCGCAGGTGCTGGAGTTTGCAGCTCAATTTTCTGAAATCATGCTTTCTCTTTTGATGGATGAGAAACTATTGATTACTGATAGTGTTGAATTTATCAAAGCGAACTGGCAGGATTTCCAGATGCATATCGTTTCCGGATCTGACGGTAAAGAACTTCGAATGATCAATGACGAGCTGGGACTTTCCAAATACTTTAAAACCATCAATGGTTCTCCGACTCCCAAAAAACAATTGGTAGCAGAGGTATTAACAGCGAATCATTACGATAAAAATGAAGTTGTGCTGATCGGTGATTCTATCAATGACTATGACGCGGCCACAGTCAATAATATTTCATTTACAGGCTACAACAATCCTGAACTGAAACGTCTTTCTGAAAATTATATCACGCAATTCAAGCTCATCGTTTCCCAATGAAATTCAGTATCCTTAAGACGGTTTTCTTTGAATCCCTGAACAGGCTTTGCACTTTAATTATTGTGCTGCTGGTTTCCAGGAATTTTTCTGTCAGTACTTATGGGTACTTTTCTTTGTTTATCACCATCACTTCTATCGGGCAGACTGTCATTGACTTCGGTTCGCAGAATTTTGGGGTAAAAGAGCTGATCAAGCTGAAGGAAATTACAGACATCAGGAAAATGGTCACTACGGTGAGTACCTTCCGTTTTATAGGATTTATAGTCTGGGTATTGTTTTCCATTGTCTATTCCTTCTTCATGGAAGACTCTTTTACTTTTGCTGCGCTGTTGATTATATGGGGATTAATCTATCTCTATTACTGCGACTGGATTTTAAAGGGGGTTGGTAAAATATCCAGCCAGGCACTGATCAACCTCACTACCAACGGAATTGCTTTACTGGTACTTTACCTGCTGATCTGGAAGAAACTTGAGCTGACCAACAGTTATATCATCAGTGTCGCCAAGATCGGCCCGTTACTGGCTGCAGCTATAATCTCCGGATTTTTTTTAAAATGGTTTACCAAATCCAACCTCGTGCTGGTCGGAATCAAAAAAACATGGCCTAAAAGCCAGTTTAATGAAACTATGCTTTTTACTACCGGCAGTTTCTGTGCCAGAGCTTATAATTCGATAGGTTTAATCCTGGTCGGCTTCCTGCTGGATAAAACTACGCTGGGGATGATCTCTTATGCTTTCACCTTTTATAATATTTTCAGTATGGGCAGGGCGATACTCATTACCTCTGTTTACCCATACTTCTGTAAACTTGAGCGGAAAAAAGCACTTAAACTATCGATGTTTCTGAATCTGGGTGCCACACTATGCTTCGTTCTATTCCTGCTTATTTACCTGAATTATTCGGATGAAATTATCCATATCATCGTACCGAAAACGACAGCTATTTCTGAGGTTATCCGGTTCAACTTTACTATCGGTGTAGCGCTGATCGGGGTAGTCTGTATGTCCTTTTTTACCATTACTTTTTTACAAGCATTTGAAGGTGGAGGAATCTTTAACCGGCTAACAATCTATGGTCTGGTGATCGTACTGGTGCTGAATCTGCTGGGTTATTTTCTGGGGTATCTGAAGTACAGTTCAATTGCTTCTTTATTGACGGCAGAATTTTTAATTGCGCTTTATTCTTATTGCTACATTTTTAAAAAGACAAATAATGAAGGCATTAGTTAACAGATTATTTTTAAGCCTTGTCCTGTTGCTTCCATGGCATTCACTGATCGTGAACGGATACCTGAGAAAATATTTCTCATTGATCGTGCTCTGGAAGGAATTAGCTGTGGTAGCCCTGTTTATCCTGGCTATTACGCATAAAGGGCCTAAAATAAGTGGTATAAAGCTCATTATATTGCTCAGTACTATTTTCCTGTTAACCGCTCATCTTTTCTTTAACAGTGTCGGCTTACTGGCCGCCTATAGTTACCGGATATACCTTTTGCCGATATTAATGACCATTTCCCTCTATAAATTGTCAGACTTAATTGATTGGGAAAAAATCTCTAAATGGTTTATCACCGGTGCATTTGTGATGGCGATATTTACTACCATCCAGCAACTATTTCTGGGAGAGAGTATTTACCTGAACGCAGGTTATCCGGTGAACACCTTTAGCGATGAGAAACTCAACTTTACCTTTTACATCGGCTACGGATTGCTGCAAAGAGGGGCAGGAGGGTTTATTGCGCCAATTCCATATAGCGTATACCTGATCCTGGCGCTGGTTTTACTGTTCAAATACAAAGAACTGTTTAGTGCCAGATTTGCCAAAACGCTGAATATGGTATTAACCATTAGCCTGGTGCTTACTTTTACCCGTTCTACCATTGCTACCTACCTGTTTTTCTTTGCCATTCCTTACCTGAATGTTTTTACCCGGAAAACCGTAAAATATCTGGTTGTGCTCGTATTGGTGGTGATAGTCCAGTTTTTCGTTGTCCCAGCTGCTATTCAGGACATGGAACTCAGTACCATTGATACTTTCTGGAGCAACAGTACCTCGCTGGAAGATACCAGTTCTGCCGGACATTTTGAAAGTCTGGACAGAGGTTATAAAATCGCGTGGGAAAACATTGGAAATGGTATTGGTCTGGGGAAAGTCGGTGCACATACTGCCGCATTTTTTGATAACGCCCTGGTCATAGAGTCCGGTTACTTATCAGTAATCATTGAACTTGGTTTAATGACGGCGGTATTTATATACCTGTCATTTCCGCTGGTGCATTATAAAAAAGGTTCACTGTCTACCGTCATTATCCTGGTTTACCTGGCAGTATCCTTCCTTTTGCCCCTAATCTATTACGTAGAATTATCCCTGTTAATTCTCATTACTATTGAAGCACTAAATAACGAAAAGAAAATATATGTTGATCATCGTAGGAAGTCCATGGCAAGCTCTTTTGGCTAAGAGCTATATGCTGAAAGAGAATATAACTGACCCGCAATACATCATTGAGAAATCATCTCCGAAATCATTCGCAGAGATTATAAAAATACTCGATGCTGATCAGGATTCGATCCGCATGGTTATTGAATGGTCGCAACTCTCTGTGCTTTCCAGGGCGAAAGCTAAAATTGCATCTTCCTATATCGATGCGATCAGGCAGGCCCTGCAACACGATTATTTTAAAGCTGTTGAAAAAATCCTGGTCTTTTCTGAGCAAACCGTGCTCTTTAAAATCATTTATGATCTTTTTGGAGATGATAAAACTTATCTCAAATCAGAGGATGGAATTCTGGACTATTTGCCAGAGCTCAAACACCACAGTTTATTCAAACAAATTGCCGGGTATGTATTCATCCAATCCAAAGTCAAATATTACGTCTATAAAAATTATTATCACATTTTCAGCCAGGTGATCATGTTCAGTAAGGTTGAGGAAGTGAGTCCGGAGTGTTATGTTCCACTGGCAAGCCTTAAAAAGGAATTTCTGACTGTCCTGAAAACGGCTTATCAAATCACTGAAGGTGGTGATACCTTTAAAGGTAAAGATGTCCTGCTGCTCTGCCAATCTCTTTCTGAAGATAAAGTCGTTCCGCTGCAAGAAGAACTGAAGCTGTATGAGAAATTCATTCAACGCTGTAACGACTTAAAAATGACGGTGATTATTAAACCCCATCCACGTTCATGTCCGGAAAAAATTGAAGCTTTAAGTAAGCTCACCTCCAGTCAGGTAGAGTTTTTTGAAGACTACGGTATTCCGGCAGAATCCATGCTGCTGAATGGGAAATTTAAAGAAGTTGTTGGCGTTTATTCTAATACGATTATCTATGCCCACGAATTTTTTGGTGTTAAAGGGATTTCTTTGCTCACCCCACAGATGATTGACCTTTTAGCCCGTAAAGAAAAAAAGAAATTTACTTATATCTACGCGCAGTTAAGAAAGTATTTTAGTAATGAATATACTGTTTTTCAATAGCTTATGAATTTGACATCGTTTCTTCCTTTCAGGATGAACATTGCAATCCTGGCGATTGCGATCATCCCTTTTACCGGTAGCTTTCAAAGCAGCCCACCAGAAAAACCAGCTGCTGATATTAAATTGGGAGCTTATTATTTTGACGGATGGACTGGAAAATATGCACAGCATATCAGTCCAAAACTAATGAACGCTTTTGCGAACAGGAAACCAAAATGGGGGTGGATCACAAGTTCTCAGAACGTTGTTGATCAGCAGATTATAGCAGCCTCTAATGCCGGGCTATCTTTCTTTAGTTTCTGCTGGTATTACAGCGGGAAAGACAAATATAAAACAGAGCCTTTAAATAATGCACTGAAATATTTTCAAAAATCTGCCAATACCGATAAAATGGAATTCTGTCTGATGGTGGCTAACCATAAAGGATTTGAAATAGGAACCGCAGACTGGAGTACCGTTCAGGCAGAGTGGGTGAAACAATTTAAAACGCCAAACTATTTGAAAGTGAACGGTAAACCGCTGCTCATCATTTTCTCAGTCGGGAACCTGGTTAAAGATCTGGGATCGGCAGATGCTGTTAAAAGTGCTTTTCAGGAATTGAAAACTGCAGCAGCAGCCAGTGGATTAACTGGTGTAACCATGGCTGCCTGTATTTCTGGTGATGCACGAAGTGTCAAACAAGCCCAGGACTGTGGTTTTGATATCCTGACAGGGTATAATCAGCATAGCGCAGGCTTTACGGCGAAAACTACACAGATTCCTATTGACAGCATGCGGACTGCGGAGAAAAGATTATGGAACAGGGTAGCTAAAATCAGTGATTTGCCCTATATCCCGGTGTCTACCCTGAACTGGGATCCAAGACCCTGGGCAGCAACAAATAATGCCTATGATACTGCTCCTTATTTTGTCGGTTATTCTGAGCAATCAGTTTACAATTCCGTTTCGGGAATGATGACCTGGATGAATAAAAATGCAGCACATCTCACTAAAGAAAACATTGCATTGCTCTACGCATGGAATGAAAACGGAGAAGGCGCTTATCTGACTCCTTCTGCGAAAGGGCCGGACTTCCTCAGAGGACTACAAAAAGCTTTAAATAAACAATAATGAGTTTGATACCAAAAAAGATAAGAATTCTGCTCGACGCACATATTTTTGATCATTCTTTTCAGGGCACAGCCACTTATATGTATGGACTGTATTCCGCATTGGTAGAATTCGAAGGACTTGAAATCTCTTTATGTGCGAATGACCTTCAGCATTTAAAAGCGCTGTTTCCTGATCCAAGATTTAAATTTGTGCAGTTGAATGCAAGTTCCAGCATCAAAAGATTGCTGACTGAATACCCCAGGCTGATTAAAGAGGGGAAATATGATTATGCACACTTTCAATATATTGTTCCCTTTGTTAAAAACTGCAAGTTTATCAATACTGTTCACGACCTGCTGTTTTTGGAGTTTAAACAATATTTCCCATGGTCTTACCGGATCAGCAGAAAAGTGCTTTTTTTGGCTTCTGCTAAAAGATCAGATATTGTCTTAACAGTTTCAGCATATTCACGAATTGATGTTTCTAAAAAGTTCCGGATTGCTAAAGAGCAGATTCATGTGACTCCGAATGCCGTTACAGTAAACCCGGCAAAAGTAGCATCCGAAATTAATATCAAAGCTAAATATGGTATAGAGAAGTATATCTTATTCGTAAGCCGCTTTGAGCCCAGAAAAAATCACAATGGGCTCCTGAAAGCCTTCCTGAATTTAAAACTATACGAGCAAGGCTATAACCTGGTTTTTATCGGGAGTAAAAAAGAGAAAATTGAGCAAGACGCTTTTGATGAATTACAAACCTTGATTCAGGAGGATAACCGGAAATATGTCCATTTTCTGGAAGGCATCAGCTGGCCCGATCTGAACGCTTTCTATCAGCAGGCAGAAGTTTTTGCTTTTCCTTCCTTGGCCGAAGGTTTTGGTATTCCGCCGATAGAAGCAGCCATGAACGGATGTAAGGTGATTTGTTCCAATCAGACGGCGATGTCAGAATTTAGCTTTTTCAAATACTTATTTGATCCCGCAGACCAATCCGGATTTGAATCTATGTTACGTGCAGTACTGGATGATCAGGAATACCCTTTTGAACAAATCAAACAAGAGATAGCCAGTAGATATAACTGGGAAGTGATAGCAGATAAATTTTATAATATAATTAGCAAAGATCATATATGCGCATAGCGATAATCGGGACAAGAGGTATACCAAACTATTATGGAGGTTTTGAACAATGTGCAGAGTACCTTGCGCTTGGGTTAGTGAAAAGAGGATTTGAAGTTATCGTTTATAATTCTCATAACCATCCCTACCAGGAAAAAGAGTGGAATGGGGTTAAGCTTGTGCACTGTTACGATCCTGAAGATAAAATGGGTACTGCCGGCCAGTTTGTTTACGACCTGAACTGTATTCTTGACGTGAGGAAACAGCATTGTGATATCATCCTGCAGCTGGGGTATACCAGTAGCTCTGTATGGGGCTGGATGCTGCCGAAAAAAGTAGTGGTGACCACCAATATGGATGGACTGGAGTGGAAGCGGACAAAGTACTCAGAAAAAGTAAAGAAGTTTTTAAGATATGCAGAAAGCCTTGGCGTAAAATATAGTGATCATTTGATATCAGATTCTATCGGGATTCAGGACTATCTGAAAGATAAA from Pedobacter sp. WC2423 carries:
- a CDS encoding aldolase catalytic domain-containing protein, with the translated sequence MFKILDCTLRDGGYYTNWDFDKSLVHTYLSSLNNLPVDYIEVGYRSIPIKEYYGKYFYSPVYELQELKSLTTKKLVIIFNEKDIRVEHVADLLQPIIGIVDMVRIALDPQQLGRALKLAAEIKRYGFEVGFNVMYMSKWKQYGNFVEELSGLDGLADYFYMVDSYGGVFPDDVKQTMDLIRSKTDCKIGFHGHNNLEMALINSLTAVDYGADIVDSTILGMGRGAGNLKTELLLSVLNTKYNMDIDFNAIGNVVDGFDKLLKKYEWGTNVPYMISGSNSLPQKDVMDWYTTRVYSLNSMVRALQNQKNNIKDNEQLPVFTPAKSYDKVLILGGGPNSVEHSKAIIEFINHTENIAVVHSSSKNALYYKDVQADQFYCLVGNEGHRLEKVFSDLGDFKGICVFPPFPRKMGTYIPAQIHDQCFEFEQISFTDKFKESHSILALQTALELKAEEIYIAGFDGYQEASISQLERSLVDENEFLFQIFQETYAKDIISLTPTRYKTLQSGSVYSLVC
- a CDS encoding glycosyltransferase family 4 protein, which translates into the protein MSLIPKKIRILLDAHIFDHSFQGTATYMYGLYSALVEFEGLEISLCANDLQHLKALFPDPRFKFVQLNASSSIKRLLTEYPRLIKEGKYDYAHFQYIVPFVKNCKFINTVHDLLFLEFKQYFPWSYRISRKVLFLASAKRSDIVLTVSAYSRIDVSKKFRIAKEQIHVTPNAVTVNPAKVASEINIKAKYGIEKYILFVSRFEPRKNHNGLLKAFLNLKLYEQGYNLVFIGSKKEKIEQDAFDELQTLIQEDNRKYVHFLEGISWPDLNAFYQQAEVFAFPSLAEGFGIPPIEAAMNGCKVICSNQTAMSEFSFFKYLFDPADQSGFESMLRAVLDDQEYPFEQIKQEIASRYNWEVIADKFYNIISKDHICA
- a CDS encoding 3-deoxy-manno-octulosonate cytidylyltransferase, producing the protein MNFIVVIPARYQSTRFPGKPLIDIKGKSMLLRTYEQCIQAVDKSLVYVATEDQRIVEHCESFGIQVLLTSDNCLTGTDRIAEVAALVKADYYINVQGDEPLFNPDDITQMISRLDTYPGEILNGYCPITDERQYRSKSVPKVVFRPDGRLLYMSRSPVPGNKSLDFVKAWRQVCVYAFPYTALKAFAETKNKTVLEAEEDIEILRFLELNYEVRMIELSSESIAIDNPEDLTEVLAKLKEDAIKV
- a CDS encoding alpha-2,8-polysialyltransferase family protein; amino-acid sequence: MLIIVGSPWQALLAKSYMLKENITDPQYIIEKSSPKSFAEIIKILDADQDSIRMVIEWSQLSVLSRAKAKIASSYIDAIRQALQHDYFKAVEKILVFSEQTVLFKIIYDLFGDDKTYLKSEDGILDYLPELKHHSLFKQIAGYVFIQSKVKYYVYKNYYHIFSQVIMFSKVEEVSPECYVPLASLKKEFLTVLKTAYQITEGGDTFKGKDVLLLCQSLSEDKVVPLQEELKLYEKFIQRCNDLKMTVIIKPHPRSCPEKIEALSKLTSSQVEFFEDYGIPAESMLLNGKFKEVVGVYSNTIIYAHEFFGVKGISLLTPQMIDLLARKEKKKFTYIYAQLRKYFSNEYTVFQ
- a CDS encoding glycoside hydrolase family 99-like domain-containing protein — encoded protein: MNLTSFLPFRMNIAILAIAIIPFTGSFQSSPPEKPAADIKLGAYYFDGWTGKYAQHISPKLMNAFANRKPKWGWITSSQNVVDQQIIAASNAGLSFFSFCWYYSGKDKYKTEPLNNALKYFQKSANTDKMEFCLMVANHKGFEIGTADWSTVQAEWVKQFKTPNYLKVNGKPLLIIFSVGNLVKDLGSADAVKSAFQELKTAAAASGLTGVTMAACISGDARSVKQAQDCGFDILTGYNQHSAGFTAKTTQIPIDSMRTAEKRLWNRVAKISDLPYIPVSTLNWDPRPWAATNNAYDTAPYFVGYSEQSVYNSVSGMMTWMNKNAAHLTKENIALLYAWNENGEGAYLTPSAKGPDFLRGLQKALNKQ
- a CDS encoding GumC family protein, with amino-acid sequence MNNIVENRISQKDDALDIKQIISRLLYNWYWILLSLLICVTFAVLYARYKTPSYKISARVLVNDEKKGSGLMAGSDILGDLGGLLGAKSTVDNEAEILKTRYLMERVVQDMNLNITYYRKGRVKNTELYKSPVKVRIISAEDTIKETNVGVEILKNNQLAISSEKLDTLVSFGKPFKVPHVGTLLITKNPEVPDLYNKYNVNINSVDTKVADMMEDLTVEVKNKLITIVDVSLNHPIPKKGEDILNKLIESYVQENVKDKNEIADSTVKFIQNRLNFIGRELGDLEGNIQGFKQKNNLADMTEQSKLLVQTTGQYVSDLSKTETQISILKSLQEYLKDGTKNKRVLPSSLVPADLVFSGAVEKFNTLTLERAKRLIGVTEANPAIILLDKEIANARADIEANLVTTLDAFTITRDRLSNQMKKAETQVRGVPEIERNYLNLARQQQIKQELYLFLMQKSEETAISKTSNISNSRTIDPPKSEVKPFSPKKAMIYIVGLFLGLFIPVSVIYLKDILNDKIQTKEDISRVTAVPVIGEISHNEEGTNLVVANSSRSAVSEQFRALRTNLYFYMKAAEAKVILITSSMAGEGKSFVAINLGNVLALSNKKVLLMELDLRKPGLSAKLDIPNDSGFTNYIIDPNLTAKDIIKPLSIHKNLSIISSGPVPPNPAEMLLDDRTRELIEELKLQFDYIIIDAPPIGIVADAQLMSAHADACVYLVRQNFTAKQQLNIVEDLSRNEMMKNIGIVVNDIDGHGYGYGYGYGYGYGYGSYDAPDNKNKKWFKKLFKS
- a CDS encoding HAD family hydrolase; this encodes MLSKYKVILWDFDGVIMDSMPIRSKGFELVLAQYPKEQVDELMAYHELNGGLSRYVKFRYFFEQIRKETITEAQVLEFAAQFSEIMLSLLMDEKLLITDSVEFIKANWQDFQMHIVSGSDGKELRMINDELGLSKYFKTINGSPTPKKQLVAEVLTANHYDKNEVVLIGDSINDYDAATVNNISFTGYNNPELKRLSENYITQFKLIVSQ